The region GGCGCCTTCTGGTACTCGACCAGCACCTGCTTGAAGCGCGACGCATTACCTTCGGAGTTCTCGGTCACCATGGCCCGGTAGGCCTCGGCTTCCTGCACCAGGCGGAATGCCGCGCCGCGTGCTTTAGGAATGACGTCATTGGCGTAAGCCTGGCCTTCATTCTTCTGGCGTTCACGGTCCTGGCCTGCCTTGACGGCATCGTCGAAAGCGGCTTGCACCTGCTCCGGCGGCTGCACGGCCTGCATCGTCACGTTGTTGATCAACACGCCAGACTTGTAATCTTCCAGAATCTGCTGCATCAATTTCTGCGTGTCGAAGGCCACTTTTTCGCGGCCTTCATACAGCACGAAATCCATCTTGCTGCGGCCGACCACTTCGCGGATCGCCGTTTCGGCGACCTGGCGCAAGGTGTCTTCCTGGTCGCGCAGGCTGAACAGCCATTCCACCGGATCTTTCAAGGTGTACTGCACCGCGAACTGGATGTCGATGATGTTTTCATCGTCCGTCAGCATCAGCGACTCGCTGGCCTGCTTGTTGCGCAGCGACGTGCGATAGCCAACTTCCACCGTGCGCACTTGCGACACGTTGACGGTTTCATCAGTCTGGAACGGATACGGCCAGCGCCAGTTGAGACCGGCCGGCGCCGTGCGCGTGTATTGGCCAAACGTCAGCACGACGCCGCTCTGGCCCTCTTGCACGATGAAGGCGCCGCTGGCGAGCCAGATGAAGACGGCGATCACGCCGACCACGCCGGCGGTGATGCCGGCGCCCTTCATGTCGGGGCGCGGGCCGCCGCCACCGCCGTTGTTATTGCCGCCGTTGTCGGGACGGTTCTTCTGTCCGAAAAAGGCGTTCAGGCGCTGATTGAAATCGCGCCACAACTGATCGAGGTCCGGCGGACCTTCGCCGGGCTTTTTGCCTTCTTGGGCTTTCTTGCCGTCGTCCTTGCGATTGCCCCAGCGGGGATCGTTCAGGGACAACTTCAAGCCTGTTTTTTTGAGTAGGGAGACAAGCATAACTATCGTGTTCCGACTTGGGAGTGGGTGGAAATCCTATCGTCCTCGCCAGGCTCTTCGTCCTGGTCCGGGGCGGCGCCATCGTGCTGGTCGTACTGACCGTCAAACTGATCTTCCTGCGGTGCTGCGTCGTTCTGGTACAGATGGGCCGAACGAGGCGCCTTCCTGGCCATCTCGACGATCGCATCGCGCAGCAGGTCGAGCCCGCTGCCCTTCTGCGCACTGACGAACACGCGACTGATCGTAGCATATTCATCGCGTTCCACCGAAGGCTCCAGCCCGGCCGCATCGATCTTGTTCCACACGAGGATTTGCGGAATATGATCGGCGCCGATCTCTTTCAAGACCAGGTTGACCTGTTCGATCTGCTCCATGCGCACCGGCGACGCGGCGTCGACGACGTGCAGCAGCAAATCGGCATGGATGGTTTCTTCGAGCGTGGCGCGGAAGGCCGCCACCAGCTGATGCGGCAATTCGCGCACGAAGCCGACCGTGTCGGAGATCACCACATTGCCCACTTCCTGCCCCAGGTAAACCCGGCGCGAGGTGGTGTCGAGGGTGGCGAACAACTGGTCGGCGACATACACGCCGGCCTTGGTCACGGCATTGAACAGGGTCGACTTGCCGGCATTGGTATAGCCGACCAGGGACACGGAAAATGTGTGATTGCGGCCGCGCGCGCGGCGCTGCGTTTCGCGCTGCTTGTGCAGCTTTTCCAGGCGGGCGCGCAAGGCCTTGACGCGGTCGCCGATCAGCCGGCGGTCGGTCTCGAGCTGCGTCTCGCCGGGACCGCGCAAGCCGATACCGCCCTTTTGCCGCTCAAGGTGGGTCCAGCCGCGGATCAGGCGCGTGGCCAGATGCTGCAGCTGCGCCAGCTCGACTTGCAGCTTGCCCTCGTGGCTCTTGGCGCGCTGCGCGAAGATGTCGAGGATCAGGCTGGTACGGTCGAGCACGCGCACATTCAGGCGCTTTTCCAGATTGCGCTGCTGCGCCGGCGAAAGGGCATGGTTGAAGATGACGATTTCCAGGCCATCGTTGACGACGACGTCGCCAATTTCATCGGCCTTGCCGCTGCCGACGAAATACGCGGAATCGGGACTGGAACGCTTGGCCGTGATGGTGGAAATCGGGTCGGCGCCAGCCGAACGCGACAACAGCATGAGTTCCTCCATGCTGGCGGCGAAGTCGCTGTGACCGAAGTCAACCCCGACTAGTGCCGCGCGCATGATGGCAACTGATGAGTTGTGGCGAACGCCGACGCCGATGCAAACGCATCAGCGCCGCTGGCGCGGACGGGGGCGATGGAGGGTGAAAGGCGCTGGGCCGTCAAGCTCAACGCTTTACTCCGCTTCAGATTCAATATTGAGATTGACGGCACGGGCCGGCACCACTGTCGAGATGGCATGCTTGTACACCATCTGTGTCACCGTATTGCGCAGCAATACGACATATTGATCGAACGATTCGATATGGCCCTGCAATTTAATGCCATTGACCAGGTAGATCGAGACAGGAACATGCTCTTTGCGTAATGCATTGAGGAATGGGTCTTGTAACAGTTGCCCTTTGTTGCTCATAACAGCTCCGTTGTTTATGTTGTTGTGTAAGAATTGGAGGCGACTCGCTTGATTTCAAGTGCTCTCACACCTTTCAAAGAAAGAAAGATGCGTCATAGCTACTGTAACCTGTTTTCGCGATCGCTGTCGCGCATGGCGCATTAACACTTTATTATTTCCGTGCAAACAGCCATTAAATGGTGGCCGGCGCCGCATTATCTCCGCGGCGCCTTAATCTGCACTTAATTCAGCATGTAAAACATTACTTGCTTGGCGTGCGGGCAAACGGATTTTTACCCGTGCGCAGTTCGATGCGCAGCGGCGTGCCGACCAGGGCAAACGTATCGCGGAAATGTTTTTCCAGATAGCGTTTGTACGGGTCGCCGACGGCGTCGAGCGCATTGCCGTGAATAACGATCACAGGCGGGTTCATGCCGCCCTGGTGGGCGTAACGCAGCTTCGGACGGATCGAACCCTTGCGGCGCGGCTCCTGCTT is a window of Janthinobacterium rivuli DNA encoding:
- the hfq gene encoding RNA chaperone Hfq gives rise to the protein MSNKGQLLQDPFLNALRKEHVPVSIYLVNGIKLQGHIESFDQYVVLLRNTVTQMVYKHAISTVVPARAVNLNIESEAE
- the hflX gene encoding GTPase HflX produces the protein MRAALVGVDFGHSDFAASMEELMLLSRSAGADPISTITAKRSSPDSAYFVGSGKADEIGDVVVNDGLEIVIFNHALSPAQQRNLEKRLNVRVLDRTSLILDIFAQRAKSHEGKLQVELAQLQHLATRLIRGWTHLERQKGGIGLRGPGETQLETDRRLIGDRVKALRARLEKLHKQRETQRRARGRNHTFSVSLVGYTNAGKSTLFNAVTKAGVYVADQLFATLDTTSRRVYLGQEVGNVVISDTVGFVRELPHQLVAAFRATLEETIHADLLLHVVDAASPVRMEQIEQVNLVLKEIGADHIPQILVWNKIDAAGLEPSVERDEYATISRVFVSAQKGSGLDLLRDAIVEMARKAPRSAHLYQNDAAPQEDQFDGQYDQHDGAAPDQDEEPGEDDRISTHSQVGTR
- the hflK gene encoding FtsH protease activity modulator HflK, translated to MLVSLLKKTGLKLSLNDPRWGNRKDDGKKAQEGKKPGEGPPDLDQLWRDFNQRLNAFFGQKNRPDNGGNNNGGGGGPRPDMKGAGITAGVVGVIAVFIWLASGAFIVQEGQSGVVLTFGQYTRTAPAGLNWRWPYPFQTDETVNVSQVRTVEVGYRTSLRNKQASESLMLTDDENIIDIQFAVQYTLKDPVEWLFSLRDQEDTLRQVAETAIREVVGRSKMDFVLYEGREKVAFDTQKLMQQILEDYKSGVLINNVTMQAVQPPEQVQAAFDDAVKAGQDRERQKNEGQAYANDVIPKARGAAFRLVQEAEAYRAMVTENSEGNASRFKQVLVEYQKAPAVTRDRMYLETMQQVFSSASKVMVDAKTGSNLLYLPLDKLIAQQAASDASAAAARATAAAPAANTVMPQEAMQTVEVNSRRDSRSSRERESR